Proteins co-encoded in one Archangium lipolyticum genomic window:
- a CDS encoding tetratricopeptide repeat protein, which yields MTPCPDENELLEWEQGRLSPGAVAGLEAHLDGCAACCAVVAGLRGEGALSAEGLEPVAPLVPGGTPGPGARVGRYVLLRRVGEGGMGVVFAAYDPDLDREVALKLLKPGAVADAEARGRLVREAQALARLSHPNVAIVHDVGQDGDTVFLAMELVRGRTLRHWLTEAPRPWREVLSRFLQAGQGLAAAHAVGLVHRDFKPDNVLLGDDGQIRVTDFGLARAVTASLSTPEPWDGEGRAWQAPPGGGDTLSGVRLGTPAYMSPEQWRGLRADARSDQFSFCVALYEALFGQRPFTGGTAGERARALREGRVTPPPRGSRVPGAVRDAVLRGLAVEPASRHPSLDALLSRLESGSRAHRWRWAAAALATGVAASAAAGFVLARGEAAQVCTGFEARLEGTWDAARRARLEQRFRQGAPPVPGDAFDSTTRALDAYAQALVAQERQSCEDTRVRQSQSERLMDLRAACLDGRRQALLVLVELLEGGEREALNRASEAARQLPSLAACADRDALARVDPLPEAPEARRELAALRRELDGLRVQGAAGFHERALPRLEEVVAALRGLGHRPTLAWALLLLGELRGTAGSFAAAREVLEEAVRVAEAGHDDETAARAWNRLLYTEVQGMGLVKEAQRTARMAEAALERLGPEASLEVAAELRRVRSSLSYRQGEYARALTDASEALSLLERARGPQDAALADVLTGMGLALNALGRYAEAERHYSRALELVRAVYGHEHPLCAAHLSNVATALRLQGKVAEAVARYDEALALAERFLGAEHSSTSMIRVNLGDALSRQGQLAEALPHYERALVSLRKGGEGEQLRVATVLLSLGSARADLGQLPQAEAAYREALALQEAELGPRHPDVALSRNNLGWVALTAGRLLDARAHFEAARELWEATLGPGHPKVASALYNLGQVELRLRRVRPALLHLRRALEVREKSLGAEHPRVAQTLALLGEALVEGGQLREAREPLERVVALSTRVELAPPDLARARFALARVLWQSHGERPRALSLAREAHEAYARSAPTFMPRAREVQSWLSAHGPS from the coding sequence ATGACTCCGTGTCCTGACGAGAACGAGCTGCTGGAGTGGGAGCAGGGGCGCCTGTCCCCAGGCGCCGTGGCCGGGTTGGAGGCCCACCTGGATGGGTGCGCGGCCTGTTGCGCGGTGGTGGCGGGACTCAGGGGGGAGGGGGCCCTGTCCGCGGAGGGCCTGGAGCCCGTGGCGCCGCTCGTGCCGGGCGGTACGCCGGGGCCCGGGGCGCGCGTGGGGCGTTACGTGCTGCTGCGCCGCGTGGGGGAGGGGGGCATGGGGGTCGTCTTCGCCGCGTATGATCCGGACCTGGACCGGGAGGTGGCGCTCAAGCTGCTCAAGCCCGGGGCGGTGGCGGACGCGGAGGCGCGCGGGCGGCTGGTGCGCGAGGCCCAGGCGCTGGCCCGGCTGTCCCATCCGAACGTCGCCATCGTGCATGACGTGGGCCAGGACGGCGACACCGTCTTCCTCGCCATGGAGCTGGTGAGGGGGCGGACGCTGCGCCACTGGCTGACGGAGGCGCCGCGGCCGTGGCGCGAGGTGCTCTCTCGCTTCCTCCAGGCGGGCCAGGGGCTGGCCGCCGCGCACGCGGTGGGGCTGGTGCACCGCGACTTCAAGCCGGACAACGTGCTGCTGGGGGACGACGGCCAGATACGCGTCACCGACTTCGGCCTCGCGCGCGCGGTGACCGCGTCGCTGTCCACACCGGAGCCGTGGGACGGGGAGGGCCGCGCCTGGCAGGCTCCGCCGGGGGGCGGCGACACCCTCAGCGGTGTCCGGCTGGGCACGCCCGCGTACATGTCCCCGGAGCAGTGGCGGGGCCTGCGCGCGGACGCGCGCAGCGACCAGTTCAGCTTCTGCGTCGCGCTGTACGAGGCCCTCTTCGGCCAGCGGCCCTTCACGGGTGGCACGGCGGGGGAGCGTGCCCGGGCCCTGCGCGAGGGGAGGGTGACGCCGCCGCCCCGTGGCTCGCGCGTGCCCGGCGCCGTGCGCGACGCCGTGCTGCGCGGCCTGGCCGTCGAGCCGGCCTCGCGCCACCCTTCCCTGGACGCGCTTCTCTCCCGGCTCGAGTCCGGCTCGCGCGCGCACCGCTGGCGCTGGGCGGCGGCCGCGCTGGCCACGGGCGTGGCGGCCAGCGCCGCCGCGGGCTTCGTCCTGGCTCGGGGTGAAGCCGCGCAGGTGTGCACCGGCTTCGAGGCCCGGCTGGAGGGCACCTGGGACGCGGCGCGCCGGGCCCGGCTGGAGCAGCGCTTCCGTCAGGGCGCGCCGCCGGTGCCAGGGGACGCCTTCGACTCCACCACGCGGGCGCTGGATGCCTATGCCCAGGCCCTGGTGGCCCAGGAGCGGCAGTCCTGCGAGGACACGCGTGTGCGGCAGTCGCAGTCCGAGCGGCTGATGGACCTGCGCGCCGCGTGCCTGGATGGCCGGCGCCAGGCGTTGCTCGTCCTGGTGGAGCTGCTGGAGGGGGGCGAGCGGGAGGCGCTCAATCGGGCGTCCGAGGCCGCGCGGCAGCTCCCCTCCCTGGCCGCGTGCGCGGACCGGGACGCGCTCGCCCGCGTGGATCCGCTGCCGGAAGCCCCGGAGGCCCGGCGGGAGCTGGCGGCGCTGCGCCGGGAGCTGGACGGGCTGCGCGTGCAGGGCGCGGCCGGGTTCCATGAGCGCGCGCTGCCCCGGCTGGAAGAGGTGGTGGCGGCACTGCGGGGATTGGGACACCGGCCCACGCTGGCGTGGGCCCTGCTCCTGCTGGGCGAGCTGCGGGGCACCGCCGGCAGCTTCGCCGCGGCGCGCGAGGTGCTGGAGGAGGCGGTGCGCGTGGCGGAGGCCGGGCACGACGACGAGACGGCCGCGCGCGCGTGGAACCGCCTCCTTTATACGGAAGTCCAGGGCATGGGCCTGGTGAAGGAGGCCCAGCGCACCGCGCGCATGGCGGAGGCGGCCCTGGAGCGGCTGGGGCCCGAAGCCTCCCTGGAGGTGGCCGCGGAGCTGCGCCGCGTCCGCAGCAGCCTCAGCTACCGGCAGGGCGAGTACGCGCGCGCACTCACGGACGCCAGCGAGGCCCTGTCCCTGCTGGAGCGGGCGCGCGGGCCCCAGGACGCGGCGCTCGCGGATGTCCTGACCGGCATGGGCCTGGCACTCAACGCGCTGGGGCGCTACGCGGAGGCGGAGCGGCACTATTCGCGCGCCCTGGAGCTGGTGAGGGCGGTGTACGGCCATGAGCACCCGCTGTGCGCGGCGCACCTCAGCAACGTGGCCACCGCGCTGCGGCTCCAGGGGAAGGTGGCCGAGGCGGTGGCACGCTACGACGAGGCGCTCGCGCTGGCCGAGCGTTTCCTCGGGGCGGAGCACTCCAGCACCAGCATGATCCGGGTGAACCTGGGAGACGCGCTCTCGCGGCAGGGCCAGCTGGCGGAGGCGCTGCCTCACTACGAGCGCGCCCTGGTCAGTCTGCGCAAGGGAGGGGAGGGCGAGCAGCTCCGGGTGGCCACCGTGCTGCTGAGCCTGGGCAGTGCACGGGCGGACCTGGGACAGCTTCCGCAGGCGGAGGCGGCCTACCGCGAGGCGCTCGCGCTCCAGGAGGCGGAGCTCGGCCCCCGGCACCCGGACGTGGCCCTGTCGCGCAACAACCTGGGCTGGGTGGCGCTGACCGCGGGCCGCCTGCTCGACGCGCGCGCCCACTTCGAGGCGGCGCGCGAGCTGTGGGAGGCCACGCTCGGCCCCGGACACCCGAAGGTGGCCAGCGCGCTGTACAACCTGGGGCAGGTGGAGCTGCGCCTGCGCAGGGTGCGCCCGGCGCTCCTCCACCTGCGGCGGGCGCTGGAGGTGCGCGAGAAGTCGCTCGGGGCGGAGCACCCCCGGGTGGCGCAGACGCTCGCGCTGCTGGGCGAGGCGCTGGTGGAAGGTGGCCAGCTGCGCGAGGCCCGCGAGCCGCTGGAGCGGGTGGTGGCGCTCTCCACGCGGGTGGAGCTGGCTCCGCCCGACCTGGCCCGGGCGCGCTTCGCGCTCGCCCGCGTCCTCTGGCAGTCGCACGGAGAGCGGCCCCGGGCGCTCTCCCTGGCGCGGGAGGCCCACGAGGCCTACGCACGGAGTGCGCCCACCTTCATGCCCCGCGCGCGCGAGGTGCAGTCCTGGCTGTCGGCCCACGGCCCCTCCTGA
- a CDS encoding sigma factor-like helix-turn-helix DNA-binding protein, which yields MTSEQTESFLSRAPHALVPALRALPGLEEALAGLVCEAREAWPEVGMDVGAFLAHVAERLPSTGEAREVLASLRAEDFFLAFACVRGEARALEALDAHVLSQVGTWLPREQPALVDELRQLLRQRLLVPMDGAPPKLASYSGRGPLGQWVRAVALRLHIDRQRAAPRELPLEAAPVALADRLGADPELAFIRERHQEDFRVAFRAALGRLEARERNLLRLHHVHGQSMDAVSATYQAPRSTVARWIARARERLLALTREELTARLGLSSDELDSLLRLVRSQLDVSLRLLMAD from the coding sequence GTGACGTCTGAGCAGACCGAGTCCTTCCTGTCGCGGGCGCCGCACGCGCTCGTCCCGGCGCTGCGGGCACTTCCCGGCCTGGAGGAAGCGCTCGCGGGGCTGGTGTGCGAGGCGCGCGAGGCCTGGCCGGAGGTGGGCATGGACGTGGGGGCCTTCCTGGCGCACGTGGCGGAGCGGCTGCCCTCCACGGGCGAGGCCCGCGAGGTGCTCGCGAGCCTGCGCGCGGAGGATTTCTTCCTCGCCTTCGCCTGCGTGCGGGGGGAGGCGCGGGCGCTCGAGGCGCTGGACGCGCACGTGCTGTCCCAGGTGGGGACGTGGCTGCCACGCGAGCAGCCCGCCCTCGTGGACGAGCTGCGCCAGCTGTTGCGCCAGCGGCTGCTGGTTCCGATGGATGGGGCACCGCCGAAGCTGGCCTCCTACTCCGGGCGCGGTCCGCTGGGACAGTGGGTCCGGGCAGTGGCGCTGCGGCTCCACATCGACCGGCAGCGCGCCGCTCCGCGCGAGCTGCCCCTGGAGGCCGCCCCGGTGGCGTTGGCGGATCGGCTGGGCGCGGACCCCGAGCTGGCCTTCATCCGCGAGCGGCACCAGGAGGACTTCCGGGTGGCCTTCCGCGCCGCGCTGGGCCGGCTGGAGGCCCGGGAGCGCAACCTGCTGCGGCTGCACCACGTGCACGGCCAGTCCATGGACGCGGTGAGCGCCACGTACCAGGCGCCCCGCTCCACCGTGGCGCGCTGGATCGCCCGCGCCCGCGAGCGGCTGCTGGCGCTCACCCGCGAGGAGCTGACGGCGCGGCTGGGGCTGTCGTCTGACGAGCTGGACAGCCTGCTGCGCCTCGTGCGCAGCCAGCTCGACGTCAGCCTGCGCCTGCTCATGGCGGACTGA
- a CDS encoding AraC family transcriptional regulator produces the protein MTKPLVDVDVVPALAFCLTDEMAPFSSRWHAHRKHQLLYSARGALHLEVEQAQWLLPPQRAAWLRAGTLHRVRASQPVSLCTVYLEPKLVRAPPEEECRVFLVGPLAREMLLHSARWGPERPPKEPVADSFFETLSHLLSEWAMTARDWRLPRARTPELGKAMAFTLEHLGEPLSLEDVARAARLSSRTLARRFEEEAATTWRRFLHDARMLRAMELLAEEGARVTQTAYEVGFESLAAFTHAFHAFSGESPRDFRQRVARGAEPQDQGAPATRRRRAG, from the coding sequence GTGACGAAGCCCCTGGTGGACGTGGATGTGGTGCCGGCGCTGGCGTTCTGCCTCACCGACGAAATGGCGCCCTTCAGCTCCAGGTGGCACGCCCACCGCAAGCACCAGCTCCTCTACTCGGCGCGAGGCGCACTGCACCTGGAGGTGGAGCAGGCGCAGTGGCTCCTTCCTCCTCAGCGCGCGGCGTGGCTGCGCGCTGGGACGCTTCACCGGGTGCGGGCCTCCCAGCCGGTGAGTCTGTGCACGGTGTACCTGGAGCCGAAGCTCGTCCGCGCGCCTCCCGAGGAGGAGTGCCGCGTGTTCCTCGTCGGGCCCCTGGCGCGGGAGATGCTTCTCCATTCCGCACGCTGGGGCCCGGAACGTCCGCCGAAGGAGCCCGTGGCGGACAGCTTCTTCGAGACGTTGTCGCACCTGCTGTCCGAGTGGGCCATGACGGCACGGGACTGGCGCCTGCCGCGGGCCCGGACGCCAGAGCTGGGGAAGGCCATGGCCTTCACGCTCGAGCACCTGGGGGAGCCGCTCTCCCTGGAGGACGTGGCGCGCGCCGCGAGGCTGTCGTCGAGGACGCTCGCGCGGCGCTTCGAGGAGGAGGCGGCGACGACGTGGCGGAGGTTCCTCCACGATGCGCGGATGTTGCGCGCCATGGAGCTGCTCGCCGAGGAAGGGGCGCGGGTGACACAGACGGCCTACGAGGTGGGCTTCGAGAGCCTCGCGGCCTTCACCCATGCCTTCCACGCCTTCTCCGGCGAGAGCCCGCGGGACTTCCGCCAGCGGGTGGCCCGGGGCGCGGAGCCCCAGGACCAGGGGGCACCGGCTACCCGCCGCAGGCGAGCTGGTTGA
- a CDS encoding MBL fold metallo-hydrolase, translating into MKRNSLMTLVLGALLASGCAPKLIDSELARYTSDANGFDTHSFFYDTGAEVVVFDAQFTEAEAQKVLATIKAKTSNPIRYVVLTHPNPDKFNGAAVFQREGARVVASEATAAAIPAVHAYKKYYFTKVAGMFTDDTYPRQATVDVTFKDSFTLPLEGGAEVELKVLQHPGVTTTQTVAYLPRRKALVVGDLVHFRAHAWLEGGLREGKAVPDLDSWKAALDELATWKGATVYGGRGGSAPVETVIAEQKQYLDTMRALVSTYATELGDRKAQLCGDEAGPHHEALTQRAAQAFPQYALPYMVQYSVYGLVNQLACGG; encoded by the coding sequence ATGAAGCGCAACTCCCTGATGACCCTGGTGTTGGGCGCACTGCTCGCGAGCGGCTGTGCCCCGAAGCTCATCGACTCCGAGCTGGCCAGGTACACCAGCGACGCCAACGGCTTCGACACACACTCGTTCTTCTACGACACCGGCGCGGAGGTGGTCGTCTTCGATGCCCAGTTCACCGAGGCCGAGGCGCAGAAGGTGCTCGCCACCATCAAGGCGAAGACGAGCAATCCCATCCGCTACGTCGTCCTCACCCATCCCAACCCGGACAAGTTCAACGGCGCGGCGGTGTTCCAGCGCGAGGGCGCCAGGGTGGTGGCCAGCGAGGCCACCGCGGCGGCCATCCCCGCAGTGCACGCGTACAAGAAGTACTACTTCACGAAGGTCGCCGGCATGTTCACCGACGACACCTACCCGCGGCAGGCCACGGTGGACGTCACCTTCAAGGACAGCTTCACGCTGCCGCTCGAGGGCGGCGCCGAGGTGGAGCTGAAGGTGCTCCAGCACCCGGGTGTCACCACCACGCAGACGGTGGCGTACCTGCCCCGGCGCAAGGCGCTCGTGGTGGGCGACCTCGTCCACTTCCGCGCCCATGCGTGGCTGGAGGGCGGACTGCGCGAGGGCAAGGCGGTGCCGGATCTCGACTCCTGGAAGGCCGCACTCGACGAGCTGGCCACGTGGAAGGGCGCCACGGTGTATGGCGGCCGTGGCGGGAGTGCGCCCGTGGAGACGGTCATCGCCGAGCAGAAGCAGTACCTCGACACCATGAGGGCCCTGGTGTCCACGTACGCCACGGAGCTGGGGGACCGGAAGGCGCAGCTGTGCGGCGACGAGGCCGGACCCCACCATGAGGCGCTCACCCAGCGCGCCGCCCAGGCCTTCCCGCAGTACGCGCTGCCGTACATGGTGCAGTACAGCGTATACGGACTGGTCAACCAGCTCGCCTGCGGCGGGTAG
- a CDS encoding DUF2809 domain-containing protein: MQRQPDNFRRFHLAAGSAFLAAGLFVLFYRGPGWRFTRGTLGDLFVVGFLYHLLSLFWRGSVTARASAIAVLAVGIELAQWARLFTTRPSDPLVIVTGSTFDVGDLLAYAIGLALAVMAERRWCR, from the coding sequence ATGCAGCGGCAACCCGACAACTTCCGCCGATTCCACCTCGCCGCCGGGTCCGCATTCCTGGCCGCGGGCCTCTTCGTCCTCTTCTACCGAGGCCCCGGCTGGCGCTTCACCCGAGGCACGCTGGGAGATCTCTTCGTCGTTGGCTTTCTCTATCATCTGCTCAGCCTCTTCTGGCGAGGCTCCGTCACCGCTCGTGCCAGCGCGATCGCCGTGCTGGCCGTCGGAATCGAGCTGGCGCAATGGGCGCGCCTCTTCACCACGCGCCCGTCGGATCCACTGGTGATCGTGACGGGCTCCACCTTCGATGTGGGGGACCTCCTGGCGTACGCCATCGGCCTCGCCCTCGCGGTGATGGCCGAACGAAGGTGGTGCCGGTAG
- a CDS encoding serine/threonine protein kinase, which translates to MPMAKAFTRLSAILFLTSASCTTIAGDVRLRPDGTPGPEACPAKALEVMRYLKLHVGDAALVELDANQMGATPITLYDGPVESVLKEDIGTLEGPARLYGRVWTSGPQVVVRYYEAHPLDGGDKVPICAVARLGNGQLRKRPESKPGTAILDYSIADAFIVDSFR; encoded by the coding sequence ATGCCCATGGCGAAAGCCTTCACGCGCCTGTCCGCAATCTTGTTTTTGACGTCCGCGAGTTGCACCACGATCGCGGGGGACGTGAGGCTGCGTCCCGATGGCACCCCCGGCCCCGAGGCGTGCCCGGCGAAAGCGCTCGAAGTCATGCGGTATCTGAAGCTGCACGTTGGAGACGCGGCACTCGTGGAGCTCGACGCCAACCAGATGGGCGCGACGCCCATCACGCTCTATGACGGGCCGGTGGAAAGTGTCTTGAAGGAGGACATCGGTACACTCGAAGGTCCCGCACGCTTGTATGGGCGGGTCTGGACGAGCGGACCACAAGTCGTCGTCCGGTACTACGAAGCCCATCCATTGGACGGCGGTGACAAAGTGCCCATCTGCGCAGTGGCCCGGCTCGGAAACGGCCAGCTCAGGAAGAGGCCCGAGTCAAAGCCCGGGACCGCCATCCTCGATTACTCCATCGCAGACGCATTCATTGTCGACTCGTTCCGGTGA
- a CDS encoding DUF2381 family protein, translated as MRKLLLLRSTLLLAFLASEAVAREGKEHSPNERTLILSEHPRSEASKVYVGGRVATVLRFEKPCDAERTKMLGWEGHFEPLLCGGRSVVLYPLRDLTPEDRFMLMVTLTDGTEIPFIVTAHRQTYDDREIDQQVNVFANREGYDAVLSSLYRALESERELREENERHRKEENSIDHAYATLLANGAEKQAPFRKEQTIVLKDGEVDMVVRVFSGKGKAAAVFQLTNTGSARPWRFGDARLSSDLTSRTARPLALRMNRAELVPGASGNIAVVADKSAFISEQGLVDLTLEIFRSDGSLQVMVSLDHRLIRE; from the coding sequence ATGCGGAAACTCCTACTTTTGCGGTCTACCCTTCTCCTGGCCTTCCTGGCATCCGAGGCCGTGGCCAGGGAGGGCAAGGAGCACTCGCCCAACGAGAGGACGCTCATCCTCTCGGAGCACCCGAGGAGCGAGGCCTCCAAGGTGTACGTGGGTGGCCGCGTCGCCACCGTGCTGCGCTTCGAGAAGCCGTGTGATGCCGAGCGGACGAAGATGCTGGGATGGGAAGGGCACTTCGAGCCCTTGCTCTGTGGCGGCAGGTCGGTGGTTCTCTACCCTCTGCGCGACCTTACGCCAGAGGACCGGTTCATGCTGATGGTGACGCTCACGGACGGGACGGAGATCCCCTTCATCGTCACCGCACATCGGCAGACCTATGACGACCGGGAGATCGACCAACAGGTGAACGTCTTCGCGAACCGCGAGGGATACGACGCTGTGCTCTCATCCCTGTATCGCGCGCTCGAGAGCGAGCGGGAGCTGCGCGAGGAGAACGAGCGTCATCGCAAGGAAGAGAACTCGATTGACCATGCCTACGCCACGCTTCTGGCCAATGGCGCCGAGAAGCAGGCACCTTTTCGCAAGGAACAAACCATCGTCCTCAAGGACGGCGAAGTGGACATGGTTGTGAGAGTCTTCTCTGGGAAAGGGAAGGCAGCGGCTGTGTTTCAGCTCACCAACACAGGCTCCGCCAGGCCGTGGAGATTCGGGGATGCGCGACTGTCCTCGGATTTGACATCGCGCACCGCCAGACCGCTCGCGCTTCGCATGAACCGGGCCGAGCTCGTCCCTGGTGCGTCGGGGAATATCGCGGTCGTAGCGGACAAGAGCGCCTTCATTTCGGAGCAGGGTCTTGTCGACTTGACCCTGGAGATATTCCGAAGCGACGGGTCCCTGCAGGTCATGGTTTCTCTGGATCACCGTCTCATTCGCGAGTAG
- the radA gene encoding DNA repair protein RadA, translated as MAKAKTHYACQACGYQSAKWLGKCPDCGAWSSLVEETEAKVDEKRPAWGASGGASKPVRLREVSGEQEERRKTGIAEFDRVLGGGVVDGSLVLLGGDPGIGKSTLLLAALDRLGRGGPVLYVSGEESLRQTKMRAERLRVESPDIHLFAETDADRVLTVAEGLKPRALVVDSIQTMYLPELGSAPGSISQVREVAGRFMAFAKRSGVPTFLVGHVTKEGSIAGPRVLEHMVDTVLYFEGERGHPFRILRAHKNRFGSTNEIGVFEMKGAGLMEVPDPSALFLAERPAGKAGSVVTCTLNGTRPLLVEVQALVAPTGYGTARRTAIGVDGNRVALLAAVLEKKEDIPLVGCDLFVNVAGGMQLSEPACDLAVCAALVSSLQNRPLEAHTLVLGEVGLAGEVRAVGQVEPRLAEASKMGFQRAIIPKGSARRLEDTKLEVVGVETLSEALGAMFD; from the coding sequence ATGGCGAAGGCGAAGACGCACTACGCGTGTCAGGCATGCGGGTACCAGTCGGCGAAGTGGTTGGGGAAGTGTCCCGACTGCGGCGCGTGGAGCTCGCTGGTGGAGGAGACCGAGGCGAAGGTGGACGAGAAGCGCCCGGCGTGGGGGGCCTCGGGAGGGGCGTCCAAGCCGGTGCGGCTGCGCGAGGTGAGCGGCGAGCAGGAGGAGCGCCGCAAGACGGGCATCGCCGAATTCGACCGGGTGCTGGGAGGCGGAGTGGTGGACGGCTCGCTGGTGCTGCTGGGGGGAGACCCGGGCATCGGCAAGTCCACGCTGCTGCTGGCGGCGCTGGACAGGCTGGGCCGAGGAGGCCCGGTGCTGTACGTGTCGGGCGAGGAGTCGCTGCGGCAGACGAAGATGAGGGCCGAGCGGCTGCGGGTGGAGAGCCCGGACATCCATCTGTTCGCGGAGACGGACGCGGACCGGGTGCTGACGGTGGCCGAGGGCCTCAAGCCGCGGGCGCTGGTGGTGGACTCCATCCAGACGATGTACCTGCCAGAGCTGGGCAGCGCGCCGGGGAGCATCTCGCAGGTGCGGGAGGTGGCGGGGCGCTTCATGGCCTTCGCCAAGCGCAGCGGGGTGCCCACCTTCCTGGTGGGGCACGTGACGAAGGAGGGCTCGATCGCGGGCCCGCGCGTGCTGGAGCACATGGTGGACACCGTCCTCTACTTCGAGGGCGAGCGCGGCCACCCGTTCCGGATTCTGCGGGCGCACAAGAACCGCTTCGGCTCGACGAACGAGATTGGCGTCTTCGAGATGAAGGGAGCGGGATTGATGGAGGTGCCGGACCCCTCGGCGCTCTTCCTGGCCGAGCGCCCGGCTGGCAAGGCGGGCAGCGTGGTGACGTGCACGTTGAATGGAACGAGGCCGCTGCTGGTGGAGGTGCAGGCGCTGGTGGCGCCCACGGGCTACGGCACGGCGCGGCGCACGGCGATTGGCGTGGATGGCAACCGCGTGGCGCTGCTGGCGGCGGTGCTGGAGAAGAAGGAGGACATCCCGCTGGTGGGGTGCGACCTCTTCGTGAACGTGGCGGGAGGCATGCAGCTGTCGGAGCCGGCGTGTGACCTGGCGGTGTGCGCGGCGCTGGTGAGCAGCCTGCAGAACCGGCCTCTCGAGGCGCACACACTGGTGCTGGGCGAGGTGGGCCTGGCGGGCGAGGTGCGCGCGGTGGGCCAGGTGGAGCCGAGGCTGGCCGAGGCGTCGAAGATGGGCTTCCAGCGGGCCATCATCCCCAAGGGGAGCGCGAGGCGGCTGGAGGACACGAAGCTGGAAGTGGTGGGCGTGGAGACGCTCTCCGAGGCGCTGGGAGCGATGTTCGACTGA
- a CDS encoding GlsB/YeaQ/YmgE family stress response membrane protein: MSIIWFIVVGLVAGLLARALMPGRQSMGLIATMLLGIVGSFVGGLIGALFSPGRRVFDLQPSGLIMSVVGAIVVLALVGWAGRGRRIHA, from the coding sequence ATGAGCATCATCTGGTTCATCGTGGTGGGTCTGGTCGCGGGTCTGCTCGCGCGCGCTCTCATGCCGGGTCGTCAGTCCATGGGCCTCATCGCGACGATGCTGCTGGGCATCGTGGGCTCGTTCGTCGGTGGTCTCATCGGTGCGCTCTTCTCGCCAGGCCGCCGCGTTTTCGACCTGCAGCCCTCGGGTCTCATCATGTCCGTGGTAGGCGCCATCGTGGTTCTAGCCCTCGTGGGTTGGGCTGGCCGGGGGCGGCGCATCCACGCCTGA
- the bioB gene encoding biotin synthase BioB has translation MSDSAAHDFHGHAHFASPPAGVVVRHDWTLPEVRALYELPLLELVHKAQTVHRAVFQDNKVQLCSLLSIKTGGCPEDCGYCPQAARYHKDTGLEAEKLMSVRSVLDAASKARAAGATRFCMGAAWREVKDGPQFDSVLEMVRGVKSLGMEACATLGMLTENQAKRLKEAGLSAYNHNLDTSEEKYGDIISTRTYQDRLDTLERVRHAGISVCSGGIIGLGESVEDRCKLLLTLANQEVHPESVPINALVPVKGTPLQDQKPVQTVEMVRTIATARLLMPLAMVRLSAGRMQMNEEAQLLCMLAGANSLFFGEKLLTTGNPEYSQDMALLEKAGIRPLEPDTSR, from the coding sequence ATGTCCGACTCCGCCGCCCACGACTTTCACGGTCACGCCCACTTCGCCTCGCCTCCCGCGGGTGTCGTCGTCCGCCACGACTGGACGCTCCCCGAGGTGCGCGCCCTCTACGAGCTGCCCCTCCTGGAGCTCGTCCACAAGGCCCAGACCGTCCACCGCGCCGTCTTCCAGGACAACAAGGTCCAGCTCTGCTCCCTCCTGTCCATCAAGACCGGCGGCTGCCCCGAGGACTGCGGCTACTGCCCCCAGGCCGCCCGCTACCACAAGGACACCGGCCTCGAGGCCGAGAAGCTCATGTCCGTCCGCTCCGTGCTCGACGCCGCCTCCAAGGCCCGCGCCGCCGGAGCCACCCGCTTCTGCATGGGCGCCGCCTGGCGCGAGGTGAAGGACGGCCCCCAGTTCGACAGCGTCCTGGAGATGGTCCGCGGCGTGAAGTCGCTCGGCATGGAGGCCTGCGCCACCCTCGGCATGCTCACCGAGAATCAGGCGAAGCGTCTCAAGGAGGCCGGCCTCTCCGCCTACAACCACAACCTCGATACCTCCGAGGAGAAGTACGGCGACATCATCTCCACCCGCACCTATCAGGACCGGCTCGATACCCTCGAGCGTGTCCGTCACGCGGGCATCTCCGTCTGCTCCGGCGGCATCATCGGCCTCGGTGAGTCCGTCGAGGACCGCTGCAAGCTCCTCCTGACCCTCGCCAACCAGGAGGTTCATCCCGAGTCCGTTCCCATCAACGCCCTCGTCCCCGTCAAGGGCACTCCTCTGCAGGACCAGAAGCCCGTTCAGACCGTCGAGATGGTCCGCACCATCGCCACCGCCCGTCTGCTCATGCCCCTCGCCATGGTCCGTCTGTCCGCCGGCCGCATGCAGATGAACGAGGAGGCCCAGCTCCTGTGCATGCTCGCCGGTGCCAACTCCCTGTTCTTCGGCGAGAAGCTCCTCACCACCGGTAATCCCGAGTACTCCCAGGACATGGCCCTCCTCGAGAAGGCCGGCATCCGACCCCTGGAGCCGGATACCTCCAGGTGA